AAGAGACTATTACCTAAAAGTTAAAGAAAAATACAAAAAAATCGACAAAAAAATAGAAAAACTTTCTAAAGATTTTTTGTCGCCAAAAGATCCGTTGGCAAAAAAATACGGTATAAAAACTGGAATTTCAAAGTTAAAATTAATTTCTCGACCTGATGTTGATTTTAAAGATATTTTGTCCGATTTTGAATATGGCTATGAGTTAATGGTCATTTCTCGTTTAAAAGGCTACATTCAAAAGCAAAATTCTGAGGCCGAAAAAATGATTAGACTTGAAAATTTACTCATTCCAACAGATATAAATTATCAAAAAGTTGCTAATTTATCAACTGAAGCACTTGATAAATTTTCAAAAGTTAGACCAAAAACTATTGGCCAAGCAAGTAGAATTAGCGGCGTAAATCCGGCAGATATTCAAATGCTTTTATTTCATCTTAATCTTTTAAAAATGCAAAAAGAAGCAAAAACATAATGAGAATTTTAATAATTGGCTTTGGAAGCAATTCTAGAGATTTTTCAGTTTTATATCAAAAAGAAATCAATAAAATTAAAGAATTTAAATACCAGGTTGATTTAATTAATCTTAGTGAAAGTCAAAATGAAAACATAAGTTTAAAAAAAACTATTGAAACAAAGCTAATTTTAGAAAAAATACCGAAAAATTACAGCTGTTTTCTTTTTACCGAGCGTGGTCAAACTATTTCTAGCCCAGAATTTTCACAACTATTAAACTCAGCAAATATTTGCCTCATAATCGGCGGTTCAAGGGGTGTTGATGAAGCGCTAATTCTTGAAAAAGTACCAAATATTAGGCTTTTATCATTTGGTAAAATTACTTTCCCCCATAGAATTTTCAAACTTGTACTTCTAGAACAAATTTATCGCGGACTTTCTATAAAATATAATCGAAAGTACCACCATGATGACTAAAAAAAGGAAAAAATGAACTTAAAACCATACTTAGAAATAATAAAAAACATTAAAAAACACGACAATATTTTTGTTTTTCACCACATTAGACCTGATGGAGACTGTCTT
The sequence above is a segment of the Mesomycoplasma ovipneumoniae genome. Coding sequences within it:
- a CDS encoding 23S rRNA (pseudouridine(1915)-N(3))-methyltransferase RlmH; the encoded protein is MRILIIGFGSNSRDFSVLYQKEINKIKEFKYQVDLINLSESQNENISLKKTIETKLILEKIPKNYSCFLFTERGQTISSPEFSQLLNSANICLIIGGSRGVDEALILEKVPNIRLLSFGKITFPHRIFKLVLLEQIYRGLSIKYNRKYHHDD